In Dehalococcoidales bacterium, one DNA window encodes the following:
- a CDS encoding response regulator transcription factor → MAGKRVLVVDDDSKTVELVKLYLNRDGYRVLTAYDGIEALRLAREGHPDLIVLDLMLPGMDGLEVCRTLRGESDVPIIMLTARTTDEDKLTGLGLGADDYVTKPFSPRELAARVRAVLRRLPGERGPDEIKHGPLTINFLRHEAFLEGRPLNLTAVEFKLLGVLVKEPGRVFSRAQLIASALGFDFEGFDRTIDVHILNLRRKLEPDPGQPRYIKTVYGAGYKFSEAEVDS, encoded by the coding sequence ATGGCAGGGAAGAGAGTCCTGGTGGTTGACGATGATTCGAAAACGGTAGAGCTGGTCAAGCTCTATCTGAACCGGGATGGTTACCGGGTGCTTACCGCTTACGACGGCATTGAGGCCCTGCGCCTGGCCCGTGAGGGTCACCCTGACCTTATCGTTCTGGACCTGATGCTGCCCGGCATGGATGGCCTTGAGGTCTGCCGTACTCTCAGGGGTGAATCCGATGTGCCGATAATTATGCTCACGGCGCGGACTACCGACGAAGACAAGCTCACAGGTTTGGGACTGGGAGCGGACGACTACGTGACCAAGCCCTTCAGCCCGAGGGAGCTGGCCGCCAGAGTCAGGGCAGTGCTCAGGCGTTTACCCGGCGAGAGGGGGCCTGACGAAATTAAGCATGGCCCGCTGACAATCAACTTCCTCAGGCATGAAGCCTTTCTGGAAGGAAGACCTCTGAACCTGACAGCGGTGGAGTTCAAGCTGCTGGGGGTACTGGTCAAAGAACCGGGGAGGGTCTTCAGCCGGGCGCAGCTTATTGCCAGTGCCCTGGGTTTCGATTTCGAGGGCTTTGACCGTACTATCGATGTCCATATCCTGAACCTGCGGCGCAAGCTTGAACCGGACCCCGGTCAACCCAGGTATATCAAAACAGTTTACGGAGCCGGGTACAAGTTCTCGGAGGCGGAAGTTGATTCATAG